In Montipora foliosa isolate CH-2021 unplaced genomic scaffold, ASM3666993v2 scaffold_460, whole genome shotgun sequence, a genomic segment contains:
- the LOC137989494 gene encoding uncharacterized protein produces the protein MAIKCASSGLGLHHLQLVYRRDKEEGVKQVLMEGFDNKPRVSSNKLSNALEKSIRGSIKHHKQGNPVRPIVSSIGSALYNTSKFLTDILSPLQNSNGFSVPNSAKFAEQISNVDIQDDEVMLSFDVVSLFTVIPVDKACDYISNKLLKDNSLPSRTSLDSNEIISLLKFILSNNYFIYDDKIYKHIHGCAMGSPVSPVVANLCMEAIEEMAINTSEVQSKVWKRYVDDSFCIIKRDAVNSFHTTLNSIDPHISFTIEEESDQQIAFLDTLVSRKDNTITIHVYRKATHTDRYLDLSSHHDKRHKISTAETLLHRAIKLPSTPQGKNTEINHVFDALRANNYPSFVISNILKQKFSKPTTHAIPSPEELGFKEMLTII, from the exons ATGGCCATTAAGTGTGCAAGCTCAGGTTTGGGTCTCCATCACCTTCAACTAGTGTACCGAAGAGACAAGGAAGAAGGGGTGAAGCAAGTTCTGATGGAGGGGTTTGAcaacaaacccagagtttccTCAAACAAGT tgtcaaatgccttAGAGAAATCCATTCGTGGATCAATCAAACACCACAAACAAGGAAACCCTGTTAGACCCATTGTTTCATCCATTGGCTCAGCTCTCTACAATACTTCCAAGTTTCTTACCGACATCTTGTCACCTTTACAAAACAGTAATGGTTTCTCTGTTCCTAACTCTGCCAAGTTTGCTGAACAAATCTCTAACGTTGACATCCAGGATGACGAAGTTATGCTATCCTTCGACGTGGTATCACTATTTACAGTTATTCCTGTAGACAAAGCCTGTGATTACATAAGCAACAAACTACTTAAGGACAACTCACTTCCTTCACGCACGAGCTTAGACAGTAATGAAATCATTTCTCTGTTGAAATTTATCTTATCTAACAATTACTTTATTTATGATGATAAGATATACAAACACATCCATGGTTGCGCGATGGGTAGCCCCGTCAGCCCTGTGGTGGCGAACTTGTGCATGGAAGCGATCGAAGAAATGGCCATTAACACGTCTGAAGTACAATCTAAAGTATGGAAACGCTACGTGGATGATAGCTTCTGCATCATCAAAAGAGATGCTGTTAATTCTTTTCATACTACACTTAATTCCATCGATCCACACATCTCATTCACTATTGAAGAGGAATCTGACCAACAGATCGCCTTCTTGGATACTTTGGTTTCTCGCAAGGATAACACGATCACTATTCATGTTTACCGCAAAGCAACTCACACGGACAGATATTTAGACCTTTCTTCTCACCACGACAAACGCCACAAGATCAGCACAGCTGAGACCCTCCTACACCGCGCAATTAAACTCCCAAGTACACCGCAAGGGAAAAATACCGAAATCAATCACGTCTTTGATGCTCTACGAGCCAACAACTATCCCTCCTTTGTTATTTCCAATATCTTAAAgcagaaattttccaaaccaaccacacatgccatcccttcacctgaagaattg GGATTCAAGGAAATGTTGACGATCATTTAA
- the LOC137989495 gene encoding uncharacterized protein — MATIGQVKDLLKKELEPLHSKLETMSTEFSELRASVQLFSDKYDDLLKQIKQSNEKLHQQRTDLSKTNFEVNNIKKDLMSMEERIANTSYEIEEVGQYLRRDCLEISGIKATSDCSAESIVQSVGKAIDVSVNEQDISIAHPIASYNAAAPPKIIVKFTRRSVRNTFYSNRRKLANKKARDLPDLDLESGANIFISESLTPYKKNYLVM; from the coding sequence ATGGCTACAATTGGACAGGTAAAGGACCTTCTAAAGAAGGAACTTGAACCGCTACATTCTAAATTGGAGACTATGTCTACTGAGTTCAGTGAATTAAGAGCATCAGTTCAACTTTTCTCGGACAAGTATGACGATCTATTGAAACAAATCAAGCAGTCGAACGAAAAACTTCATCAACAGAGGACAGACTTGAGTAAGACCAACTTCGAAGTAAATAACATCAAGAAAGATCTTATGAGCATGGAAGAGCGAATAGCAAATACCTCCTATGAGATTGAGGAAGTTGGTCAATACCTTAGGAGGGATTGTTTGGAAATATCGGGAATCAAGGCGACGAGCGACTGTTCAGCCGAATCCATTGTTCAATCAGTTGGCAAAGCTATTGATGTTTCAGTTAACGAACAAGATATTTCTATTGCGCACCCTATAGCGTCTTACAATGCTGCTGCTCCACCAAAAATAATTGTGAAATTTACCCGACGAAGTGTGAGAAATACCTTCTACTCCAATCGGAGGAAACTGGCTAACAAGAAAGCAAGAGACCTTCCTGACCTTGACCTCGAGTCTGGCGCTAACATCTTTATCTCTGAATCCCTCACGCcgtataaaaaaaattatttggtaatgtaa